A single window of Rubripirellula lacrimiformis DNA harbors:
- a CDS encoding undecaprenyl-phosphate glucose phosphotransferase has protein sequence MPITTQRRWWDVLQPTLDAAGVMASLAIVKWLARGGVDEKSFAMGLIAIVVFLLVSQLTGFHRRTDLGSPNRELTRLVATWVITVMALAVLAFATRYGQHFSRSVILAWIVLAPSLVGLGRMCQRILQQGLLRRGVGVRRVAIAGFNDLGFQTARNISGDPSLGLQMVGYYDDRIEQRSSDEVDDDGGDSASIMPVPIDQVRGKLTDMVASAQRGEIDTVLITLPMRAEERIRFLLDQLSDSTVSVYIVPDFFVFELLHSQWTSIGGLPAVSVFENPLFGVDGVIKRLADVALATSALIAAAIPMMAIAIAVKITSSGPVFFRQRRYGLDGKEILVWKFRSMATCDNGAVVKQATKGDARITKVGAILRRTSLDELPQLFNVIEGTMSLVGPRPHASAHNEQYRSLIRGYMLRHKVKPGITGLAQVNGCRGETETLDKMQARVDWDHRYIRSWTLWLDIKIIVRTVLVVLKQDEAY, from the coding sequence ATGCCGATTACCACCCAACGACGTTGGTGGGACGTGCTGCAACCGACATTAGATGCCGCTGGGGTGATGGCATCGCTGGCCATCGTCAAATGGCTTGCGCGTGGTGGTGTGGACGAAAAATCTTTCGCGATGGGTTTGATTGCCATCGTGGTGTTTTTGCTGGTTTCGCAGCTGACCGGATTTCATCGCCGCACCGATTTGGGATCCCCGAATCGCGAACTGACGCGTCTTGTCGCCACCTGGGTGATCACGGTGATGGCTTTGGCTGTGTTGGCGTTCGCGACTCGCTACGGACAACATTTTTCGCGTTCGGTCATCCTGGCTTGGATCGTGCTGGCACCATCGCTGGTGGGTTTGGGGCGGATGTGTCAGCGCATTCTGCAGCAGGGATTGCTTCGCCGCGGCGTCGGTGTTCGCAGGGTGGCAATCGCAGGTTTCAATGATCTGGGATTCCAAACAGCCCGAAACATCAGTGGCGATCCATCTTTGGGGCTGCAGATGGTTGGGTATTACGACGATCGCATCGAGCAGCGCAGCAGTGACGAAGTCGATGACGATGGGGGCGATAGCGCCAGCATCATGCCTGTACCGATCGATCAGGTCCGTGGAAAACTTACCGACATGGTGGCATCTGCGCAGCGAGGCGAAATCGACACGGTGCTGATCACGCTACCGATGCGTGCCGAAGAAAGGATCCGGTTCCTGTTGGACCAGCTAAGTGATTCGACTGTTTCGGTTTACATCGTGCCCGATTTCTTTGTGTTCGAATTGCTGCATTCGCAGTGGACCAGCATCGGTGGCTTGCCCGCAGTCAGCGTTTTTGAAAATCCACTGTTCGGCGTCGATGGTGTTATCAAACGATTGGCGGATGTGGCGTTGGCGACCAGCGCATTGATCGCCGCAGCGATCCCGATGATGGCGATCGCAATCGCTGTCAAAATCACCTCATCCGGTCCCGTGTTCTTTCGACAACGCCGATATGGATTGGATGGCAAAGAAATCTTGGTCTGGAAATTCCGTTCGATGGCGACGTGCGACAACGGTGCCGTTGTGAAGCAGGCAACCAAGGGCGACGCCCGCATCACGAAGGTGGGTGCCATTCTGCGTCGAACCAGTCTGGATGAACTGCCACAGTTGTTCAACGTGATCGAGGGCACGATGTCATTGGTCGGACCGCGTCCGCATGCGTCGGCTCATAACGAACAGTACCGAAGCCTGATTCGCGGCTACATGCTGCGTCACAAGGTGAAGCCAGGCATCACTGGGCTGGCTCAGGTCAATGGTTGCCGCGGCGAGACCGAAACGTTGGACAAGATGCAGGCCCGCGTCGACTGGGACCATCGATACATCCGCAGCTGGACGCTGTGGCTGGATATCAAAATCATTGTCCGGACCGTGCTGGTCGTTTTGAAGCAAGACGAAGCCTACTAG
- the uvrB gene encoding excinuclease ABC subunit UvrB, whose translation MPKPSPTSAAKRSAAAKPDDQGLPLADFHLHQPFKPGGDQPQAIEQLTRNFKAGRKEQVLLGATGTGKTFTMANVIANVGRPALILSHNKTLAAQLYGEFKEFFPENAVHYFVSYYDYYQPEAYIPQRDVYIEKDSSINEEIDRLRLATTSSLVSRRDVVIVASVSSIYGLGSPKEYKAQIVALHRGEKTRRDHLLLKFVDILYERNDIAFERGRFRVRGDSIELWPSYEEFAYRIEMWGDEIEQISMIKPVSGETIKVLDNLYIYPARHFVMPENRIQAALRVIKEELAQQVETFQSQGKLLEAQRLSARTRFDLEMMAEVGHCPGIENYSRPLSGKPPGATPDTLYDFFPDDFITFVDESHVTVSQVRAMYAGDRSRKETLVSHGFRLPSAMDNRPLKFEEWEARTGQICFVSATPADYELERTSGEVVEQIIRPTGLLDPVVEVVSARGQVNHLLEEIRKRAAIDERVLVTALTKRLAEDLATFFQEQNVRCRWLHSELDAFERVELLQDLRGGQFDCLVGVNLLREGLDLPEVSLVAILDADKEGFLRSETSLVQTIGRAARNANSKVILYADKVTRSMKLAMDETERRRSVQQAYNEKHGITPQTVRKAIRQGIEADASKRRKATAEAKAQSDGAYITLEYVEALEQEMLAAAEGLEFERAASLRDRVLQLKDNIGKPLSEIEEEKPARSGGKGGRKGRKGIRGSKIPRPKA comes from the coding sequence ATGCCGAAACCTTCGCCCACCTCCGCCGCCAAAAGATCCGCCGCCGCCAAACCGGACGACCAGGGTCTGCCATTGGCGGATTTCCACCTGCACCAACCCTTCAAGCCGGGCGGCGATCAACCGCAAGCGATCGAACAGTTGACGCGGAATTTCAAGGCTGGCCGCAAGGAACAAGTCTTGTTGGGAGCCACCGGGACGGGCAAGACGTTCACGATGGCGAACGTCATCGCCAACGTCGGCCGACCGGCATTGATCCTAAGTCATAACAAGACGTTGGCGGCACAGCTTTACGGCGAGTTCAAAGAGTTCTTTCCCGAGAACGCCGTTCACTACTTCGTCAGCTATTACGACTACTATCAGCCCGAGGCCTACATCCCTCAGCGTGACGTCTATATCGAAAAAGATTCGTCGATCAACGAAGAAATCGATCGGCTGCGACTGGCCACGACCAGTTCGTTGGTTTCCCGCCGCGACGTTGTCATCGTTGCATCGGTCAGCAGCATCTACGGGTTGGGTTCGCCCAAAGAATACAAAGCCCAAATTGTGGCGTTGCACCGCGGCGAGAAAACACGCCGCGATCACCTGCTGTTGAAATTCGTCGACATCCTTTACGAACGCAACGACATCGCGTTCGAACGAGGCCGGTTTCGCGTCCGCGGCGACTCGATCGAACTGTGGCCTAGTTACGAAGAATTCGCCTATCGGATCGAGATGTGGGGTGACGAGATCGAACAGATTTCGATGATCAAACCCGTGTCCGGTGAAACCATCAAAGTACTGGACAACCTTTACATCTATCCGGCACGCCACTTTGTGATGCCCGAAAACCGTATCCAAGCTGCCTTGCGAGTGATCAAGGAAGAACTAGCCCAGCAGGTGGAAACCTTTCAATCGCAGGGAAAGCTGTTGGAAGCCCAGCGACTATCGGCCCGCACGCGATTCGATCTGGAAATGATGGCCGAAGTGGGTCACTGCCCGGGCATCGAAAACTACAGCCGACCGCTATCGGGCAAACCGCCCGGTGCGACTCCCGACACGCTGTATGACTTTTTCCCCGACGACTTCATCACGTTTGTCGACGAATCTCATGTGACCGTTTCGCAGGTCCGGGCGATGTATGCCGGCGACCGCAGCCGCAAAGAAACGTTGGTGTCGCACGGGTTCCGATTGCCCAGCGCGATGGACAACCGCCCGCTGAAGTTCGAGGAATGGGAGGCCCGCACCGGACAGATCTGTTTCGTCAGCGCAACACCGGCCGACTATGAACTCGAACGCACCAGCGGCGAAGTGGTGGAACAGATCATCCGCCCAACCGGACTGTTGGACCCGGTCGTCGAAGTCGTTTCGGCGCGCGGGCAGGTGAACCATCTGTTGGAAGAAATCCGCAAACGGGCAGCGATCGACGAACGCGTCTTGGTGACCGCTTTGACCAAACGTTTGGCCGAAGACCTGGCGACCTTCTTTCAAGAACAGAACGTGCGTTGTCGCTGGCTACACAGCGAACTGGACGCGTTTGAACGAGTCGAACTGTTGCAAGATCTGCGCGGCGGTCAATTCGATTGTTTGGTCGGCGTGAACCTGCTTCGCGAGGGCTTGGACCTTCCCGAGGTATCGCTGGTCGCCATTCTGGACGCCGACAAAGAGGGATTCCTGCGCAGCGAAACCAGCCTGGTCCAAACGATCGGGCGGGCAGCCCGGAACGCCAACTCGAAAGTCATCCTGTATGCCGACAAGGTGACCCGTTCGATGAAGTTGGCGATGGACGAAACCGAACGCCGACGATCGGTCCAACAGGCATACAATGAAAAGCATGGCATCACCCCGCAAACCGTTCGTAAAGCCATCCGGCAAGGCATCGAAGCCGATGCCAGCAAGCGGCGCAAGGCGACCGCGGAAGCCAAAGCCCAGTCCGACGGCGCCTACATCACGCTGGAGTACGTCGAGGCGTTGGAGCAAGAAATGCTTGCCGCCGCCGAGGGGTTGGAATTCGAACGGGCCGCCAGCCTGCGTGATCGCGTGCTGCAGTTGAAAGACAACATCGGCAAACCGCTGTCGGAAATCGAAGAAGAGAAACCCGCCCGTTCCGGTGGCAAAGGCGGCCGCAAAGGTCGCAAGGGAATCCGTGGCAGCAAGATCCCTCGCCCGAAAGCGTAA
- a CDS encoding ComEA family DNA-binding protein: MTERQECVESPFARTRVQRTIAGTVAFSLLIAAAIGTRSPAPQFPPIDRIGMEVDLNRAAARELSLIPGVGPVLAERIIRDRSLRGDFQSIDDLARVHGIGPKTLETLRQNSFIRPPPAAPRIATSSE; encoded by the coding sequence ATGACGGAGCGACAGGAATGCGTCGAGTCGCCATTTGCCAGAACGCGAGTCCAGCGGACCATTGCGGGAACCGTCGCGTTTTCGCTGCTGATTGCTGCTGCGATCGGGACACGATCGCCGGCACCCCAGTTCCCGCCGATTGACCGGATCGGAATGGAAGTCGATTTGAACCGGGCGGCCGCACGCGAACTATCGCTGATCCCAGGTGTCGGCCCCGTTTTGGCAGAACGGATCATTCGCGACCGCTCGCTTCGCGGCGATTTCCAGAGCATCGACGACCTAGCAAGGGTCCATGGAATTGGCCCGAAAACGCTGGAAACACTGCGTCAGAACAGTTTCATCCGCCCGCCACCGGCGGCCCCGCGAATCGCGACCAGCAGCGAATAG
- the nadC gene encoding carboxylating nicotinate-nucleotide diphosphorylase, whose product MKKDYDVVQPDAAMENDVRSLVRLSIAEDLRDAVDWTTVCLIDPERRGGCQVVPRKPGICAGLATLPWIIDEFDADLRCDIHFKDGDSFEPMQPLASIEGNVRDLLTAERTILNVMCRLCGIATLTRTYADAIAGTKARLYDTRKTTPGWRLIEKYSVRCGGGNNHRTGLYDGFLIKDNHLALAGDGDKPMSASDAAMRALKWRGSQVDRLTAPSMVEIEVDSLDQFRDVLPVGPDIILLDNFSLSSLSQAVAIRDQAQSPVELEASGNVKIDTIAAIAATGVDRISSGALTHQATSLDLGFDWYDATAS is encoded by the coding sequence ATGAAAAAAGACTATGACGTCGTCCAGCCCGATGCCGCGATGGAAAACGATGTGCGATCGCTGGTTCGGTTGTCGATCGCCGAGGACCTTCGCGATGCAGTCGACTGGACCACGGTGTGCTTGATCGACCCGGAACGGCGTGGCGGATGCCAAGTGGTGCCTCGCAAACCAGGCATCTGTGCCGGGCTGGCCACCCTGCCCTGGATCATTGACGAATTCGACGCAGACCTTCGCTGCGACATCCATTTCAAGGATGGTGATTCGTTTGAACCGATGCAGCCGCTGGCTAGCATCGAGGGCAATGTCCGCGACCTGTTGACCGCCGAACGCACCATCTTGAATGTGATGTGCCGTTTGTGTGGAATCGCCACGCTGACACGCACCTATGCGGATGCGATCGCAGGAACCAAGGCTCGGCTGTACGACACGCGAAAGACCACGCCGGGGTGGCGGCTGATCGAAAAGTACTCGGTCCGATGTGGCGGTGGAAACAATCACCGCACCGGTTTGTATGACGGTTTCCTGATCAAAGACAATCACTTGGCGCTGGCAGGCGATGGCGACAAGCCGATGTCCGCCAGCGACGCAGCCATGCGTGCGCTAAAGTGGCGTGGAAGCCAGGTCGATCGTTTGACGGCGCCGTCCATGGTCGAAATCGAAGTCGATTCGCTGGACCAGTTTCGTGACGTGTTGCCGGTTGGCCCCGACATCATCCTGTTGGATAACTTTTCGCTCTCGTCGCTCAGCCAGGCGGTGGCGATCCGTGACCAGGCGCAGTCGCCGGTGGAACTGGAAGCATCCGGGAACGTCAAAATTGATACGATCGCCGCGATTGCTGCGACCGGTGTGGACCGAATCAGCAGCGGTGCATTGACCCATCAAGCCACATCATTGGACCTCGGTTTCGACTGGTACGACGCAACTGCAAGCTAG
- a CDS encoding Nramp family divalent metal transporter — protein MTASTSENADSPVAPPTDPLRIIRCVGPGLIVAGSIVGSGELIATTKTGAEAGFSLLWLIILGCVVKVFAQIEFGRYAIISGKTTLRALDEVPGPRIQGRGNWLVWYWLVMWLCSISQLGGIVGGVGQALAISMPVTEAGSQYNQIADDETLLRFETYANRDLQIQNDPQASARLTPTTNDAEIQSRWNDFRSTFGEDAKTYDAAIWATIMAVVTSIILLNGRYGMIQSLSTVLVASFTVLTIVNLFMLQDQPDFRVRFSEFIGGLKFGFPTASGDARPIGTALATFGIIGVGAAELVVYPYWCLEKGYGKFVGTNDGSPEWTARAAGWMRVMRVDAWGAMVVYTFATIAFYLLGASILHRVELNPEKDNLVRTLAVMFVPVFSTWASAIFLFGAFAVLYSTFFVANASHARTFSDAMRVIGLIDDDDVTRQKWIRWLSGAFPILCLVIYLAFPAPAQLVLLSGIAQGIMLPMLAGAALYFRYQRCPQGLTPGTLWDIMLWLSAAAMLVTGLWTVWTQF, from the coding sequence ATGACCGCTTCGACATCGGAAAATGCTGATTCCCCGGTGGCACCGCCCACGGATCCGCTACGAATCATTCGCTGTGTCGGCCCGGGATTGATCGTTGCCGGTTCGATCGTCGGCAGCGGTGAATTGATCGCGACGACGAAGACCGGCGCCGAAGCCGGGTTCAGCCTGTTGTGGCTGATCATCCTGGGGTGCGTCGTCAAGGTGTTTGCTCAGATCGAATTCGGGCGTTATGCGATCATCAGCGGCAAAACCACGCTGCGGGCGTTGGACGAAGTCCCCGGCCCGCGCATCCAAGGTCGCGGAAACTGGTTGGTTTGGTATTGGTTGGTGATGTGGCTATGCAGCATCAGCCAACTGGGCGGGATCGTCGGCGGTGTGGGTCAGGCACTGGCGATCAGCATGCCGGTCACCGAAGCGGGTTCGCAGTACAACCAGATCGCGGACGACGAAACTCTGCTGCGGTTCGAAACCTATGCCAATCGCGATCTCCAGATTCAAAACGATCCCCAAGCATCCGCGAGATTGACACCGACGACCAACGACGCCGAAATTCAATCACGATGGAACGATTTCCGATCCACCTTTGGCGAAGATGCGAAGACCTACGACGCGGCGATTTGGGCGACGATCATGGCGGTCGTCACCAGCATCATTCTGCTGAACGGACGCTACGGAATGATCCAGTCACTTTCGACCGTACTGGTCGCGTCATTCACGGTATTGACCATCGTCAACCTGTTCATGCTGCAGGACCAACCTGATTTCCGTGTTCGATTCTCGGAATTCATCGGTGGTTTGAAGTTCGGTTTCCCAACCGCATCGGGCGACGCGCGGCCGATCGGCACGGCGCTGGCCACGTTCGGGATCATCGGCGTGGGCGCGGCCGAATTGGTGGTGTACCCGTATTGGTGCCTTGAAAAAGGTTACGGCAAGTTCGTGGGGACCAACGACGGATCACCTGAATGGACAGCACGCGCGGCTGGCTGGATGCGTGTGATGCGAGTCGATGCGTGGGGGGCGATGGTGGTCTATACGTTCGCGACGATCGCGTTCTATCTGTTGGGTGCTTCGATCCTGCACCGCGTCGAATTGAATCCCGAAAAAGACAACTTGGTACGGACGCTTGCGGTGATGTTCGTTCCCGTATTTTCGACCTGGGCATCGGCCATTTTTCTGTTCGGTGCCTTTGCGGTGCTGTATTCGACCTTTTTCGTTGCCAATGCCAGCCACGCACGCACGTTCTCTGATGCGATGCGCGTGATCGGACTGATCGATGATGACGACGTCACACGCCAAAAATGGATCCGTTGGCTCAGCGGCGCATTCCCTATTCTGTGCTTGGTGATCTATCTGGCGTTCCCCGCACCGGCGCAATTGGTGCTGCTAAGCGGCATCGCCCAAGGGATCATGTTGCCGATGCTGGCCGGCGCGGCTCTGTATTTCCGATACCAACGGTGTCCGCAGGGACTGACACCGGGCACATTATGGGACATCATGCTGTGGCTATCTGCCGCCGCCATGTTGGTCACCGGGCTGTGGACAGTCTGGACACAGTTCTAA
- a CDS encoding RDD family protein: MAASYALDTTIAVVTPENIAFNYQLAGPFRRLPAYLIDVAVRWILIFGLVIGIYLIGGLIDFALLGPFAIAAGFLVYFGISWFYGTLMETYYNGRTVGKWALGIRAIDVDGRPISGKRAFLRNLLRIADLAPIAAVSTFSETVPPAFIIPTGMVGLATMLVTRRMQRLGDLAAGTMVIVDERSWRLPIAKVGDPRVPALASFFPGDYRVSRSMARTLAVYAERRHYLTSARRREVARHLTNPLIERFDFRSDIDPDLLMYALYYKTFLADSSAELPDLGPLAGYSPLRRDANKPVPHFDGIPTAEVVTDTGASQPMTEAVLPSGGSLPSSTAAPSTAAPPSPESPSPESTSQSPAPGNASESS; this comes from the coding sequence ATGGCCGCCTCTTACGCATTGGACACCACGATCGCGGTCGTCACGCCCGAGAACATCGCGTTCAACTATCAGCTTGCTGGGCCGTTTCGCCGTTTGCCGGCTTACCTGATCGACGTCGCCGTCCGCTGGATTTTGATCTTTGGCTTGGTGATCGGCATCTACCTGATCGGTGGGCTGATCGATTTTGCATTGCTAGGACCGTTCGCGATCGCTGCCGGTTTTCTGGTGTACTTTGGAATCAGTTGGTTCTACGGCACGCTGATGGAAACGTATTACAACGGACGCACGGTCGGGAAATGGGCGTTGGGAATTCGAGCGATTGATGTCGATGGTCGGCCGATCAGCGGCAAGCGAGCGTTTCTGCGCAACCTGCTTCGGATCGCCGATCTGGCCCCCATCGCTGCGGTCAGTACGTTTTCCGAGACGGTGCCCCCTGCCTTCATTATTCCCACCGGCATGGTCGGGCTGGCGACAATGTTGGTGACCCGCCGGATGCAAAGACTTGGCGACTTGGCGGCGGGAACGATGGTGATTGTGGATGAACGCAGTTGGCGATTGCCGATCGCGAAAGTGGGTGATCCGCGTGTTCCGGCATTGGCATCGTTTTTCCCCGGCGACTACCGCGTGTCACGAAGCATGGCCAGAACCCTAGCGGTGTATGCCGAACGCAGGCACTATTTGACGTCGGCCCGGCGCCGCGAAGTCGCTCGGCATTTGACCAATCCGCTGATCGAACGATTTGATTTTCGCAGCGATATCGATCCCGACCTGTTGATGTACGCTCTGTACTACAAAACGTTTCTGGCCGACAGTTCAGCGGAATTGCCCGATCTGGGGCCGTTGGCTGGCTATAGCCCGCTACGTCGCGATGCCAATAAACCGGTGCCCCACTTCGACGGAATTCCGACCGCCGAAGTGGTCACCGACACAGGGGCGTCGCAACCGATGACCGAGGCCGTTTTGCCGTCCGGCGGTTCGCTGCCATCCTCCACCGCGGCGCCATCCACCGCGGCGCCTCCATCACCTGAATCCCCATCGCCTGAATCCACGTCGCAGTCGCCTGCGCCAGGGAATGCATCGGAGTCGTCGTGA
- a CDS encoding DUF456 domain-containing protein: MMDLVANAAFWLIAQTESPVAEPRWWQTPLEWMAQMGQWLGPTGTFLLAFLLILMCLIAWGANLISLPGNWIAVAMLAAYAWLGPESGRSAIGYPAVAAAFVLALLGEVFEFAAGAVGAQKAGASRRSTIFAMIGSMVGAIGGAVVGIPVPVIGPILAAILFGGLGATAGAMYGEWTDGRNWRESWTIGHAAFWGRTFGTLGKFMAGLAIVVIAVAGVLFK; encoded by the coding sequence ATGATGGATCTTGTTGCCAATGCCGCATTTTGGCTGATCGCCCAGACGGAATCGCCCGTTGCCGAGCCCCGTTGGTGGCAAACGCCGCTGGAATGGATGGCTCAGATGGGCCAATGGCTGGGCCCGACGGGGACGTTTTTGCTGGCTTTTTTGCTGATTTTGATGTGTTTGATCGCATGGGGGGCCAATCTGATTTCGTTGCCTGGAAATTGGATCGCGGTCGCAATGTTGGCGGCCTACGCCTGGTTGGGGCCAGAATCCGGGCGGTCGGCGATCGGGTATCCCGCCGTTGCTGCGGCCTTTGTGTTGGCTCTATTGGGCGAAGTTTTTGAGTTTGCCGCCGGTGCGGTGGGGGCTCAAAAGGCCGGTGCCAGTCGGCGTTCCACGATTTTCGCGATGATCGGTTCGATGGTCGGCGCTATCGGTGGTGCGGTGGTCGGAATCCCGGTCCCGGTGATCGGTCCGATCTTGGCCGCGATTTTGTTCGGTGGTTTGGGGGCGACCGCCGGTGCGATGTACGGCGAGTGGACCGATGGCCGCAATTGGCGAGAAAGTTGGACGATCGGTCACGCGGCATTCTGGGGACGTACCTTCGGCACGCTGGGGAAATTCATGGCTGGCTTGGCGATCGTCGTCATCGCTGTGGCAGGCGTGCTGTTCAAATAG
- a CDS encoding Gfo/Idh/MocA family protein, giving the protein MKPSPTRFGIIGTGRITRRLVADLQSTDGVEVTVIASRSGERARWYGDQYGIGTAVEGYAELLGRDDIDAVYISLPPSLHAEWSIASAQAGKHLLCEKPLTVSPTETDEVTAACRKAGVRWLDATGWLHHPRSDAFRSWIDDGRFGKIGHISASVSFYQPFQSGDHRLDASLGGGCILDLGWYAGGLARFAAGQMPTAVQADAVMVDGVSQRLTAMMWFPGGITATISCGYDTATRKWFEVAGSDSSLICDDFTRPWPDKPARCWIHDAAGKVDSESFDGHQERSMITRLIGDGPLELFQQQAIDTQRILDLFQRSIDENGQRIEA; this is encoded by the coding sequence ATGAAACCATCGCCCACTCGTTTCGGCATCATCGGCACCGGCCGGATCACTCGTCGATTGGTTGCCGATCTACAGTCGACCGACGGAGTCGAAGTGACGGTGATCGCTAGCCGATCGGGGGAACGGGCCCGTTGGTACGGCGACCAGTACGGCATCGGCACAGCGGTCGAAGGGTATGCTGAACTGCTTGGCCGAGATGACATTGATGCGGTCTACATCTCGCTGCCCCCGTCGCTGCATGCCGAGTGGTCGATCGCGTCCGCCCAGGCTGGCAAGCACCTGTTGTGTGAAAAGCCACTGACCGTTTCGCCAACCGAGACGGACGAAGTCACAGCGGCGTGCCGCAAAGCGGGCGTGCGTTGGCTCGACGCGACCGGATGGCTGCATCATCCGCGCAGCGATGCGTTTCGAAGCTGGATCGACGATGGACGCTTTGGCAAGATTGGCCACATCAGCGCATCGGTTTCTTTCTACCAACCGTTTCAGTCGGGCGACCACCGATTGGATGCGTCGTTGGGCGGAGGTTGCATCTTAGATTTGGGTTGGTACGCCGGCGGACTAGCCCGCTTCGCCGCTGGCCAGATGCCAACCGCTGTTCAAGCCGACGCCGTCATGGTGGACGGTGTGTCCCAGCGGTTGACGGCGATGATGTGGTTCCCCGGCGGCATCACCGCCACGATTTCCTGCGGGTATGACACGGCAACTCGGAAATGGTTCGAAGTGGCTGGCAGCGACTCGTCACTGATTTGCGACGACTTCACTCGCCCATGGCCCGACAAACCCGCGCGATGCTGGATCCATGATGCGGCCGGAAAGGTAGACTCGGAATCGTTCGATGGACATCAAGAACGATCGATGATCACCCGTTTGATCGGCGACGGCCCACTGGAATTGTTCCAACAACAGGCCATCGACACCCAGCGGATCCTGGATTTGTTTCAGCGTTCGATCGACGAAAACGGTCAGCGGATCGAAGCCTAA
- a CDS encoding stage II sporulation protein M, which produces MNVATLLEKRRVQWSELEALCDAMEMRGRTDKAGAAHHRGAEGVSRFSELYRSACADLALADAYQLPPGTVTYLHRLVARSHNQLYRANKFEPTRWGDVIFREAPQQIFRDPCVRIATIVFFGLFALSMYIGRNETLFPGFAEAMVGSAQLEQMEEMYEKPLNGSLDHYVPMAGFYIMHNTGIGLQCFAYGILIIPCLFILAFNAVTLGTVFGYMGRDGAVGGDNFYHFVTAHGPFELTAIALSAAAGLRLGVGLFYTAGLTRTDSLRVNAMRSVPVMVASAVLFTLAAFTEGFLSPSPLPYFVKAGWAILSSGLISFYFVVLGFPRDGFQLKPAPEVSSPWSFPDPVDESIAPEQRHAT; this is translated from the coding sequence GTGAACGTAGCCACACTGCTGGAAAAACGCCGCGTCCAATGGTCGGAATTGGAAGCACTTTGTGACGCGATGGAAATGCGCGGACGTACCGACAAAGCGGGTGCCGCCCATCATCGCGGTGCCGAAGGTGTTTCGCGGTTTTCGGAACTGTATCGATCGGCCTGTGCCGACCTAGCACTGGCCGATGCCTACCAATTGCCGCCGGGCACGGTGACGTACCTGCACCGCCTGGTCGCTCGATCCCACAACCAACTGTACCGTGCAAACAAGTTCGAACCGACTCGCTGGGGCGATGTGATTTTTCGCGAGGCCCCGCAACAGATTTTTCGCGATCCCTGTGTGCGGATCGCCACGATCGTGTTCTTTGGATTGTTCGCGCTGTCGATGTACATCGGCCGCAACGAGACACTGTTTCCAGGATTTGCCGAAGCGATGGTGGGATCGGCCCAGTTGGAACAGATGGAAGAAATGTACGAAAAACCGCTCAACGGTTCGCTGGATCACTACGTTCCGATGGCCGGGTTTTACATCATGCACAACACCGGAATCGGTCTGCAGTGTTTTGCTTATGGGATTCTGATCATCCCCTGTTTGTTCATCCTGGCTTTCAATGCCGTGACTCTAGGGACCGTGTTTGGATACATGGGACGCGACGGTGCCGTTGGTGGCGATAACTTCTATCACTTTGTAACCGCGCACGGCCCCTTCGAATTGACGGCGATCGCGTTGTCCGCAGCGGCCGGATTGCGATTGGGGGTCGGTTTGTTCTACACGGCCGGCCTGACTCGAACGGACTCATTGCGTGTCAATGCGATGCGGTCGGTGCCGGTGATGGTTGCCTCCGCGGTGCTGTTCACTTTGGCGGCGTTTACCGAGGGGTTCTTGTCGCCCAGTCCCCTGCCCTACTTTGTGAAGGCTGGCTGGGCGATTTTGTCGTCCGGTTTGATCAGTTTCTACTTTGTGGTGCTCGGTTTTCCACGGGATGGTTTTCAGCTGAAACCCGCGCCGGAGGTGTCGTCGCCGTGGTCATTCCCGGATCCCGTGGACGAATCAATCGCACCGGAGCAACGGCATGCAACTTGA